DNA from Streptomyces rishiriensis:
CATCGGCACCGAGATGCACATGGACCCGCACCTCCTGAACTACGTCGACCGCAGGCGGGGCAAGGGGCCGAAGCTGGTTCCCGGATTCTGCCTGGCCATCGAGCCGATGGTGTCCCTGGGGACCCCGCGGACCGAGGTCCTCGAGGACGACTGGACGGTCATCACGACCGACGGCACGTGGTCCTCGCACTGGGAGCACTCCGTCGCGCTGACCGAGGCGGGTCCGCTGGTGCTGACGGCTGTCGACGGGGGCAAGGCGAAGCTGGCGGAGCACGGTGTGACGGCGGCGCCGGATCCGCTGGGCTGAGGCCGCCCTGCGGAGTGGGCGCCGGGTGACCTGCCCCCGCCGCCCCTTCGCGTCCGTCCCGTCCCCGGGGGCTGTGCTGTGCCCCCGGGCACCCCTTCCGGTCCCCGACGGGCCTCGTCCTCGAACGCCGGACGGGCGGAGCCCGTTGCTTAAGGATCTCCGCCGTTGGGCAGACTTCACGATTCGTGTTTCCGCGGAGCCTGACGTAGACTGACTCGTCGGCTCTCGTGCACTCGCATGTCTGCATGCGCCCCTAGGGGAAACGCAGGGGAGTCGATCAAGGTAGTCGATTCGAAGGGCGAAGCGTGGCCAAGAAGCAAGGTGCCATCGAGATCGAGGGCACTGTCGTCGAGTCTCTTCCGAACGCCATGTTCAAGGTCGAGCTCCAGAACGGCCACCAGGTCCTGGCACACATCAGCGGCAAGATGCGTATGCACTACATCCGTATCCTCCCTGACGACCGGGTCGTGGTGGAGCTGTCTCCGTACGACCTCACGCGTGGCCGGATCGTCTACCGCTACAAGTAGATCTTGCCCAGGCCCTGTGCGCGGTTCCGCGTGCGGGGTGGCCGGCAACTGACCCGGAGAACCTCACATCCCATGAAGGTCAAGCCGAGCGTCAAGAAGATCTGCGACAAGTGCAGGGTGATCCGCCGTCACGGTCGGGTCATGGTCATTTGCGAGAACCCGCGCCACAAGCAGCGCCAGGGCTGATCGCTCAGAGATCACACCCTCTGCATCGACATCGCAGAGACTTCGCGCGACGCGAGCAGTATTTGTTCATACGCAGAGCCCAGACGGGTGCTCCCGTCTGATACCCCCGGCTCGGAGGCCGGGGACCCATTCGTACCTAATCCTCACGAGGAGGCCGGCGGATGGGAGTCGGTGCTGCGGAAGACCTCCGAAGATCAACTGGAGCCATTGAATGGCACGCGTTTCCGGTGTCGACATCCCGCGCGAAAAGCGTGTGGAGGTCGCCCTCACCTACGTGTTCGGCATCGGCCGGACCCTCTCCCAGGAGACGCTGGCAGCGACCGGCGTCGACCCGAACACCCGCGTTCGCGACCTCTCCGAGGAGCAGCTCGTCGCGATCCGCGAGTACGTGGACGCCAACATCAAGACCGAGGGTGACCTCCGTCGCGAGATCCAGGCCGACATCCGCCGCAAGGTCGAGATCGGTAGCTACCAGGGTCTCCGTCACCGTCGTGGTCTGCCTGTCCGCGGTCAGCGCACCAGCACGAACGCTCGTACCCGCAAGGGCCCGCGTCGCGCCATCGCCGGCAAGAAGAAGCCGGGCAAGAAGTAGTCCTCAGCGGACAACGCTTCATCAGCGGTCTTCGCTGTAGGACCGACCACCTCCCCGTAGGAGTTTGTAGATGCCCCCCAAGGGTCGTCAGGGCGCTGCCAAGAAGGTGCGCCGCAAGGAAAAGAAGAACGTCGCGCACGGCCAGGCGCACATCAAGAGCACGTTCAACAACACGATCGTGTCCATCACGGACCCGGCCGGAAACGTGATCTCGTGGGCCTCCGCCGGCCACGTCGGTTTCAAGGGCTCGCGCAAGTCCACGCCGTTCGCCGCGCAGATGGCCGCCGAGTCGGCTGCCCGTCGCGCGCAGGAGCACGGCATGCGCAAGGTCGACGTCTTCGTCAAGGGCCCGGGCGCCGGTCGTGAGA
Protein-coding regions in this window:
- the infA gene encoding translation initiation factor IF-1, which gives rise to MAKKQGAIEIEGTVVESLPNAMFKVELQNGHQVLAHISGKMRMHYIRILPDDRVVVELSPYDLTRGRIVYRYK
- the rpmJ gene encoding 50S ribosomal protein L36, which encodes MKVKPSVKKICDKCRVIRRHGRVMVICENPRHKQRQG
- the rpsM gene encoding 30S ribosomal protein S13, coding for MARVSGVDIPREKRVEVALTYVFGIGRTLSQETLAATGVDPNTRVRDLSEEQLVAIREYVDANIKTEGDLRREIQADIRRKVEIGSYQGLRHRRGLPVRGQRTSTNARTRKGPRRAIAGKKKPGKK
- the rpsK gene encoding 30S ribosomal protein S11 → MPPKGRQGAAKKVRRKEKKNVAHGQAHIKSTFNNTIVSITDPAGNVISWASAGHVGFKGSRKSTPFAAQMAAESAARRAQEHGMRKVDVFVKGPGAGRETAIRSLQATGLEVGSIQDVTPTPHNGCRPPKRRRV